TCATAGGGCTCGGCGAATACCGCGCCTATGTCGGGCACCTTCTTCTGATTGTAGCGGAAGGCTCGGAAGGGGTAAATCTTTGCCATGTTATTGCTCCATCCTCGACTCTGCCTGGGGTGCATATACTATATTCAATTCCTCGGCGGTGTCAAAGGTTTTTAGGATATGGACAGAACTTTGCCGTTGAATGATCATTCAGGAAACAGCGGGGCAATCTTTACTCTGTACCAGTGCCGGCAATTATTCAGAGGGACCTATTTATACAGGCAATGAGTCAGGTGGAGGGGAGCCGCCGCCTTTTGATGATACGTGGGGGCGGAAGAATACTTTTTATCCTGAAGATCAGAAAACCATCCCTGGGGTCAAGTCTTTAATCTTTACTTTTGGGCTTTGTGTGATAGTATTGTGGCATGGCGCGGCCATTACGGATCCAATATCCCGGTGCGTATTATCATGTAACCTGCCGAGGGAATGAGCGGCGAAATATTTTCGCTGATGAAAAGGATATATCCCGCTTCTTCGAGAAGCTTGCCGTCTCTCTTGAGATATACAACGTCATCCTGCTTGCCTATGTGTGCATGCGGAACCACTTCCATCTTATTATAAAAACGCCACGGGGCAATCTCTCCGAGTTCATGCGGCACTTTAATATTTCATATACGACCGTCTTTAATCATCGCCATGGTCGCTCCGGGAATCTGTATCAGGGGAGGTATAAAGCATTCCTTATCGATGCAGATAGCTATTTGATCGAAGTATCACGATATATCCATCTTAATCCTATACGCACGAAGGCATCAGCGCGCAAAGGGGTGGAGGAGAGATGGAGAGACTTGCTTAAGTATCCATGGAGCAGTTTGCAAGGTTATCTTGCGCCGAAGAAGAGGGTCAGGTTTTTGAACTGTGGTGACACCATATTGCGTTATGTTGGTGGTGATAATTCTAAAGGCAGGGAGGAATATCGGCAGTTCTTGAATATGGGCTTGATGAAAGGATTGAAGAATCCTATGGATCTGGCCCGCGGCCATGGAATTATAGGTGACAAGGGATTCGTAAAATGGGTTAAGGGCAAGTTCTTGAATGATGGTGTATCGAGACGAGAGCAGCCAGCGGCGAGAGAGTTGGGGAAGAAAGTGGATTCAGAGGATCTTATCAGCCGATATCTCCAAGTTGTCGGCAAAAGGAGAGAAGATGTATGTCGGAAGGGGAGGCATTTGTTAGAGCGATCGATGCTGATGGAGCTGCTCTATCGGTTAGCGAACATTTCTCAGCGACAGATAGGGGAGTTGTTAGGCGGAATAAATTATAGTAGAGTGAGCCAAGTCCGGAAGAAGTTTCAGGGAAGTTTAGCAGAAGCTCCGCGGCTCAGGGTGAAGTTTGACAAATTGGTAAATCAGTTGCTCGAAAAGTAAAGATTAAAGATCTAACCCCCACGGCACTGATTATCTCCAGAACCCACACACACCCTCAAAAAGACCCCCTGGCTTTGTTTACGTTTCGCTGATAATAATCTATCCTAGGAAGCGAACAGGTTTATCCGTTTGCCGGAAAACCACAGGCATTCCCGTGGGGCTCCCATTCGAGCAGGTTTGGTTATCGTTGTGGAGGCGCAGATATTATATACCCCTTATAGAACAGATTTTCTAATGGGTCGGCTATAGCGTAGAAGCAAATATTCCCTTGCTGTAGGGGCGCGATTTATCGCGCCCGGGCCACGTATGTTACGTGGCAAGTTCGATACTTGCCCGCCGTAGGCGGGAATCGAACCCCTACAGACAGAGGTCCCTCTAAGTGGCCCAATAGCGGATTTTGTAAAAATCCTTTGACATTGGGTACATAATATAGTACGTTTAGACGTACAATTAGAAAAGGGGGTTCACATGTCGACGCAGATTATTCCCGTGAGCGAGCTCAGAAAGAAACTCATGAATCTGATCGGGGAATTAGAGAAGGTTCATGATCACTACGTGATCACAAAAAGGGGCGGGCCGGCAGCGGTGATCATCAGCTATGATGAGTATAAGAGCTTGGTGGCCACCCAGGATGTGCTGTCCGACAAAACCCTAGTCCGCGACATCAGGGAGGGGCTGAGGTGCGCAGAACGCGGTTCTGTCTATACCTTTGAAGAGGTCTTTGAGGAGCCGCTCTGATGCCCCCCGTATTATTGACGAAGAAGGCCCAGAAGAATATTCGGAATCTCCCCGCGGAGGAGAAGAGATGCTGCGCCGAGGCATTGCGGATTCTTGCCGTGGATCCTTTGAGGGGAGAAATGCTCCTTGGTGAGTTCAGGGGCTTGAGGAGATACAGAGTGGGGGTTTTGCGGATCGTGCACAGAT
The DNA window shown above is from Candidatus Auribacterota bacterium and carries:
- a CDS encoding transposase is translated as MARPLRIQYPGAYYHVTCRGNERRNIFADEKDISRFFEKLAVSLEIYNVILLAYVCMRNHFHLIIKTPRGNLSEFMRHFNISYTTVFNHRHGRSGNLYQGRYKAFLIDADSYLIEVSRYIHLNPIRTKASARKGVEERWRDLLKYPWSSLQGYLAPKKRVRFLNCGDTILRYVGGDNSKGREEYRQFLNMGLMKGLKNPMDLARGHGIIGDKGFVKWVKGKFLNDGVSRREQPAARELGKKVDSEDLISRYLQVVGKRREDVCRKGRHLLERSMLMELLYRLANISQRQIGELLGGINYSRVSQVRKKFQGSLAEAPRLRVKFDKLVNQLLEK
- a CDS encoding type II toxin-antitoxin system RelE/ParE family toxin, whose amino-acid sequence is MPPVLLTKKAQKNIRNLPAEEKRCCAEALRILAVDPLRGEMLLGEFRGLRRYRVGVLRIVHRLERAPNRILVIAIGHRREIYR
- a CDS encoding type II toxin-antitoxin system Phd/YefM family antitoxin; its protein translation is MSTQIIPVSELRKKLMNLIGELEKVHDHYVITKRGGPAAVIISYDEYKSLVATQDVLSDKTLVRDIREGLRCAERGSVYTFEEVFEEPL